Proteins encoded in a region of the Bacteroidales bacterium WCE2004 genome:
- a CDS encoding arabinogalactan endo-1,4-beta-galactosidase, which translates to MRRILTCLAFAGLTLLAACSCRKAEPGGGQQAARTFAKGADISWVTWMEARGFKFYNAAGQERECTALLKEIGANAVRLRVWVDPADGWCGKDDVVVKAKRAQALGMDVMIDFHYSDSWADPGKQPVPEAWKAMGPEAMAQALAAHTTDVLQALKGAGVDVKWVQVGNETTNGMLWESGRVAGTNAGEFVRYFDAGRKAVKAVFPQAQVILHLDNGWDLATLNWFLTLMKGKGLEYDVLGLSLYPSYWQDGAYPDWTPKTKQFVDNLPVLYRNYGKPVLLVEFGMPASEPDKGKAALQYILQNTRGYDYFQGVFFWEPESEAARIGYPYGAFADGKPTEAMDPFGE; encoded by the coding sequence ATGAGAAGGATCCTGACCTGCCTGGCCTTTGCGGGCCTGACGCTGCTCGCCGCGTGCTCCTGCCGGAAGGCGGAGCCGGGCGGCGGGCAGCAGGCCGCCCGCACCTTCGCCAAGGGCGCCGACATCAGCTGGGTGACCTGGATGGAGGCGCGCGGCTTCAAGTTCTACAACGCCGCCGGACAGGAGCGCGAATGCACCGCGCTGCTCAAGGAGATCGGCGCCAACGCCGTCCGGCTGCGCGTGTGGGTCGATCCCGCCGACGGCTGGTGCGGCAAGGACGACGTGGTCGTGAAGGCGAAGCGCGCCCAGGCCCTCGGGATGGACGTGATGATCGACTTCCACTACAGCGACTCCTGGGCCGACCCGGGCAAGCAGCCCGTGCCCGAAGCCTGGAAGGCGATGGGCCCGGAGGCGATGGCGCAGGCCCTCGCCGCGCACACCACCGACGTCCTGCAGGCGCTCAAGGGCGCCGGCGTGGACGTGAAGTGGGTGCAGGTGGGCAACGAGACCACCAACGGCATGCTTTGGGAGAGCGGCCGCGTGGCCGGCACCAACGCCGGCGAATTCGTGCGCTATTTCGACGCGGGCCGCAAGGCGGTCAAGGCCGTCTTCCCGCAGGCGCAGGTCATCCTGCACCTGGACAACGGTTGGGACCTCGCCACGCTCAACTGGTTCCTGACCCTGATGAAGGGCAAGGGCCTGGAATACGACGTCCTCGGCCTGTCGCTCTATCCTTCCTACTGGCAGGACGGCGCCTATCCCGACTGGACGCCGAAGACGAAGCAGTTCGTCGACAACCTGCCGGTCCTGTACCGCAACTACGGCAAGCCCGTCCTCCTGGTGGAGTTCGGCATGCCGGCCTCCGAGCCCGACAAGGGCAAGGCCGCGCTCCAATACATCCTGCAGAACACCCGCGGCTATGATTATTTCCAGGGGGTCTTCTTCTGGGAACCCGAGTCCGAGGCCGCGCGCATCGGCTATCCCTACGGCGCTTTCGCGGACGGGAAGCCGACGGAGGCGATGGACCCGTTCGGAGAATAA
- a CDS encoding Alpha amylase, catalytic domain, whose translation MKRIHFVVCALILGLSLFSCSSCRKIPGGGNGSTTTIEKGDNLANITYQLNVYSFADSDGDGWGDLKGVTQHLDYFESLGVSALWLSPIQACGSYHGYDVSDYSAINPKLGTEADFKDLIDKAKAKGIDIYMDYVLNHSGDQNPWFKQACADPASPYRDYYVFSEDPNADMRAGKVDNFGGATSTRMGAWHPLSGGVSGRLHFKWDYNAKTVTVTRTEEAAQKPNTEATRWLYYGDGVLAGLYQTSASVFEITVDFNSSWGFLLRTSATSWDGGTKWGGSGKGLSLGTPYTVNNTDAQDITFGGGSHYFASFDRSMPDLNYGPYDKVAESPAFKDLAASADKWINMGVGGLRLDAVVWIYQEQTAANVAFLKAWYDRCNTAYKARGGAGDLYMVGEAWCDNAEQMAPYYQGLPSNFNFYYYWTLKDRINRGKGDDFASTVRYFRSLFRQNRADFIDAIKLTNHDEDRAASDLGRDINKEKLAAAVLLTSPGKPFVYQGEELGYWGTKSHGDEYIRTPMKWTRSGNVPAAALGGKVDNAMLSPEISVEAQTADPASILNVYRKFAEARNSYKALASGEIAEVKSANAAVALWKMSADGQTVLVAHNFSDKVATVSPSGISELSKDAILVSNGAVTVNGTSLTLAPYASAVFAQ comes from the coding sequence ATGAAACGCATCCACTTCGTCGTCTGCGCCCTGATCCTCGGGCTGTCGCTTTTCTCCTGCTCTTCCTGCCGGAAGATCCCCGGAGGCGGCAACGGGTCCACCACGACCATCGAGAAGGGCGACAATCTCGCCAATATCACCTACCAGCTCAACGTCTACAGCTTCGCCGACTCCGACGGAGACGGCTGGGGCGACCTCAAGGGCGTGACGCAGCACCTCGACTACTTCGAGTCGCTGGGCGTGTCCGCGCTGTGGCTTTCGCCCATCCAGGCTTGCGGCTCGTACCACGGCTACGACGTGTCTGACTACTCCGCCATCAATCCGAAGCTCGGCACGGAAGCCGATTTCAAGGACCTGATCGACAAGGCGAAGGCCAAGGGCATCGACATCTACATGGACTACGTGCTGAACCATTCCGGCGACCAGAATCCCTGGTTCAAGCAGGCCTGCGCCGACCCGGCCAGCCCGTACCGCGATTATTACGTGTTCTCCGAAGATCCCAACGCCGACATGCGTGCCGGCAAGGTGGACAACTTCGGCGGCGCCACGAGTACCCGGATGGGCGCGTGGCACCCGCTGTCCGGCGGCGTCAGCGGCCGGCTGCATTTCAAGTGGGACTACAACGCCAAGACCGTGACCGTGACGCGCACGGAGGAGGCGGCACAAAAACCTAATACCGAAGCCACCCGCTGGCTCTACTACGGCGACGGCGTGCTGGCTGGCCTCTACCAGACCTCCGCCAGCGTCTTCGAGATCACGGTGGATTTCAACTCCAGCTGGGGCTTCCTGCTCCGCACGTCCGCGACCTCGTGGGACGGCGGCACCAAGTGGGGCGGCAGCGGCAAGGGCCTCAGCCTCGGCACCCCGTATACCGTCAACAACACCGACGCACAGGACATCACCTTCGGCGGCGGCAGCCACTACTTCGCCAGCTTCGACCGCTCGATGCCGGACCTGAACTACGGTCCGTATGACAAAGTGGCGGAGTCGCCGGCCTTCAAGGACCTGGCGGCCTCGGCCGACAAATGGATCAACATGGGCGTCGGCGGCCTGCGCCTCGACGCCGTGGTGTGGATCTACCAGGAGCAGACGGCTGCCAACGTGGCCTTCCTGAAGGCCTGGTACGACCGCTGCAACACCGCCTACAAGGCCCGCGGCGGCGCCGGCGACCTCTACATGGTCGGCGAGGCGTGGTGCGATAACGCCGAGCAGATGGCGCCCTACTACCAGGGCCTGCCGTCCAACTTCAACTTCTACTACTACTGGACGCTCAAGGACCGCATCAACCGCGGCAAGGGCGACGATTTCGCCTCCACGGTGCGCTACTTCCGCAGCCTGTTCCGCCAGAACCGCGCCGACTTCATCGACGCGATCAAGCTCACCAACCACGACGAGGACCGCGCCGCCAGCGACCTGGGACGCGACATCAACAAGGAGAAACTGGCCGCGGCCGTGCTCCTGACCTCGCCGGGCAAGCCCTTCGTCTACCAGGGCGAGGAGCTCGGCTACTGGGGAACCAAGAGCCACGGCGACGAATATATCCGCACCCCGATGAAGTGGACCCGCAGCGGCAACGTGCCCGCCGCGGCCCTGGGCGGCAAGGTGGACAACGCGATGCTCTCCCCCGAAATCAGCGTGGAGGCGCAGACCGCCGATCCGGCGTCGATCCTGAACGTCTACCGCAAGTTCGCGGAAGCGCGCAACAGCTATAAGGCGCTCGCCAGCGGCGAGATCGCCGAAGTCAAGTCCGCCAACGCCGCCGTGGCGCTGTGGAAGATGAGCGCCGACGGACAGACCGTGCTCGTGGCGCACAACTTCAGCGACAAGGTGGCCACGGTCAGCCCCAGCGGCATCTCCGAGCTGTCCAAGGACGCCATCCTCGTGTCCAACGGCGCCGTGACCGTGAACGGCACGTCCCTCACCCTCGCCCCGTACGCCTCAGCCGTCTTCGCCCAATGA
- a CDS encoding Starch-binding associating with outer membrane, translated as MKKIKYILGTIALAASLTACVGDLNVTPIDPNANTADKALTDQDSYKSFLAGLYTGFATSGFYGANGAASISGLDGGASQYIRGLFHHTGLTTDEAVCGWNDQTIKNFHWMNWTTDDTFIYAFYSRIFMQVSMANEFIRQAKASDRNFAEKEEYIAEARVLRALAYYHAIDNFGNVPFADDSAIVGQNPEQMPRAELYAWLETELRDLIDNSALAAPRANGYARADKGVAKFILAKLYLNAEVFTGTAQWQKCADVLKDLMDDGYSLHTASAGTYSAYQELFLADNDKCTDEIIFAVEQDGVNTTSYGATNYLIFASTGGSMDVSKIGISSGWGGLRTTPEFYNKFSSEDARNLFYTSGQQKDIDDIGEFTNGMAFMKYLNMKSDGTPGKEQGFVDTDFPMMRYADVLLMAAECHKRGASIEGLQPLNDVRKRAGLAAVSSFTLQDVLDERARELYLECWRRNDLVRFGQFTSDSYVWQWKGGVKGGTSVDSHFNLFPIPDSDRLANSNLQQNPGYTKEQ; from the coding sequence ATGAAAAAGATCAAATATATTCTCGGTACGATCGCTCTTGCGGCTTCCCTGACCGCCTGCGTCGGTGACCTCAACGTCACCCCGATCGACCCGAACGCCAATACGGCCGACAAGGCCCTCACGGACCAGGATTCCTACAAATCCTTCCTGGCCGGCCTCTACACCGGCTTCGCGACCTCCGGTTTCTACGGCGCCAACGGTGCCGCTTCCATCTCCGGTCTCGACGGCGGCGCCTCCCAGTACATCCGCGGCCTGTTCCACCACACCGGCCTGACCACCGACGAGGCGGTCTGCGGCTGGAACGACCAGACCATCAAGAATTTCCACTGGATGAACTGGACGACCGACGACACCTTCATCTACGCCTTCTACTCCCGCATCTTCATGCAGGTCTCCATGGCCAACGAGTTCATCCGCCAGGCCAAGGCCTCCGACCGGAACTTCGCCGAGAAGGAGGAATACATCGCCGAGGCCCGCGTGCTGCGCGCCCTGGCCTACTACCACGCCATCGACAACTTCGGCAACGTGCCCTTCGCTGACGACAGCGCCATCGTGGGCCAGAACCCGGAGCAGATGCCGCGCGCCGAGCTGTATGCCTGGCTCGAGACCGAGCTCCGCGACCTGATCGACAACAGCGCCCTGGCCGCTCCGCGCGCCAACGGTTACGCCCGCGCCGACAAGGGTGTGGCGAAGTTCATCCTCGCCAAGCTCTACCTCAACGCCGAGGTGTTCACCGGCACCGCCCAGTGGCAGAAGTGCGCCGACGTCCTGAAGGACCTGATGGACGACGGCTATAGCCTCCACACCGCCTCCGCAGGCACGTACAGCGCCTACCAGGAGCTCTTCCTCGCCGACAACGACAAGTGCACGGACGAGATCATCTTCGCCGTCGAGCAGGACGGTGTCAACACCACCAGCTACGGCGCCACGAACTACCTGATCTTCGCCTCCACCGGCGGCTCGATGGATGTCTCCAAGATCGGTATCTCCTCCGGCTGGGGCGGTCTCCGCACCACGCCTGAGTTCTACAACAAGTTCTCTTCCGAGGACGCCCGCAACCTGTTCTACACCAGCGGCCAGCAGAAGGACATCGACGACATCGGCGAGTTCACCAACGGCATGGCTTTCATGAAGTACCTCAACATGAAGAGTGACGGTACGCCGGGCAAAGAGCAGGGCTTCGTGGACACCGACTTCCCGATGATGCGTTATGCCGACGTGCTCCTGATGGCCGCCGAGTGCCACAAGCGCGGCGCTTCCATCGAGGGCCTGCAGCCCCTCAACGACGTCCGCAAGCGTGCCGGCCTCGCCGCCGTGAGCAGCTTCACCCTGCAGGATGTCCTCGACGAGCGCGCCCGCGAACTCTACCTGGAGTGCTGGCGCCGCAACGACCTGGTCCGCTTCGGCCAGTTCACTTCCGACAGCTATGTCTGGCAGTGGAAGGGCGGCGTCAAGGGCGGTACTTCCGTGGACAGCCACTTCAACCTCTTCCCGATTCCGGATTCCGACCGGCTTGCCAACAGCAACCTTCAGCAGAACCCTGGCTACACTAAAGAACAGTAA
- a CDS encoding iron complex outermembrane recepter protein, with protein sequence MKKILSILAAVALSGVMGVTASAQSYAVRGVVVDQMGPVVGATVMEAGTTNGSITDLDGNFSLRVSSPDATVSVSCIGYTTQTFKASAVPATITLAEDNEFLDEVVVIGYGTVKKSDLTGSVSTVKADEINKGVITTPADLLRGKSAGVVVTAGSGMPGAGATIRIRGTASLNADQSPLIVIDGLPVSNDGIAGMSDPLSSVNPEDIESFTVLKDASATAIYGSRASNGVIVITTKKGARTGSALPQVAVDFTASVNTVAKYQEVLNAAGITNLIRNFYGANSTAEANLGVNGVIYDTDWQKEIYQVAPTYDGNISLNGRIGEFLPYRVSGGFTSQTGTLIGSKMNRGTLSLNLSPSFFDKHLTVNLNGKGTYAKNWYANQDAIGAANHYDPTKPVRCDDPAHSLNGYTAWYDTAGNLNVMATMNPVALLHDRIDQADAYRFIGNAQFDYKIHGLEALRLNLNLGIDWAKSDGFSEVAMGSEGSYHNTNQSGGGQHTDYDYSRLNTTLEFYADYNQTFGKHNVDLMAGYSWQRFYSENNSLTNRISDGAKLADARGKGELYLISFFGRANYGFADKYLLTATVRADGTSRFQNHKWGIFPSVAFGWNVMKEDFMAGADKLSTLKLRLSWGQTGQQAVGGYYDTFAQFLTHQLGSYYFFNDKLITPVSALGYSADLRWETTTTYNVGLDFGFWNDRLTGAIDVYQRDTKDILNFIPVPALSNLTNYLNTNIGSMTNKGVELDLNAILVDTRDMSWTLGANVAYNFNRITKLTASDDNATGVETGGISGGTGNNVQMFQVGQPMNAFYVYEQVYDIDGRPISGVYVDRNNDGSITAEDKYFFHKPFADVTIGFNTSFTYKNWTAALSGHASIGNWVYNNVASDTEMLADLWTNSFISNRLASAPRAMFAQAQYLSDYYVRDASFLKLDNFTVGYTFPKLFKVAEHRDASLNVFGTVQNICTLTRYDGIDPEIYGGIDGAMYPRPRTFVLGVKFNF encoded by the coding sequence ATGAAAAAAATCCTATCCATCCTTGCGGCTGTCGCGCTCTCGGGCGTGATGGGCGTCACCGCATCCGCTCAAAGCTATGCGGTCCGGGGTGTGGTTGTGGACCAGATGGGACCCGTCGTGGGCGCCACCGTCATGGAGGCGGGCACGACCAACGGATCCATCACCGATCTGGACGGCAACTTCTCCCTCAGGGTTTCTTCTCCCGATGCGACGGTCTCCGTCAGCTGCATCGGCTACACCACTCAGACTTTCAAGGCATCCGCAGTGCCCGCCACCATCACCCTCGCAGAGGACAACGAGTTCCTGGACGAGGTCGTGGTCATCGGCTACGGTACCGTCAAGAAAAGTGACCTCACCGGATCCGTGTCGACCGTCAAGGCCGACGAGATCAACAAGGGCGTCATCACGACCCCGGCCGACCTGCTGCGCGGCAAGAGCGCGGGCGTGGTCGTGACCGCAGGCTCCGGTATGCCGGGCGCCGGCGCGACCATCCGCATCCGCGGTACCGCGTCGCTCAACGCCGACCAGAGCCCGCTCATCGTCATCGACGGCCTGCCCGTCTCCAACGACGGCATCGCCGGCATGTCCGACCCGCTCTCTTCCGTCAACCCGGAAGACATCGAGAGCTTCACCGTCCTGAAGGACGCTTCCGCGACCGCCATCTACGGTTCCCGCGCGTCCAACGGCGTCATCGTGATCACCACGAAGAAGGGTGCCCGCACCGGCAGCGCGCTGCCGCAGGTGGCCGTGGACTTCACCGCTTCCGTCAACACGGTCGCCAAATATCAGGAGGTCCTCAACGCCGCCGGCATCACCAACCTGATCCGCAACTTCTACGGCGCCAACTCCACCGCCGAGGCCAACCTGGGCGTGAACGGCGTCATCTACGACACCGACTGGCAGAAGGAAATCTACCAGGTCGCCCCGACCTACGACGGGAACATCTCCCTGAACGGCCGCATCGGTGAGTTCCTGCCTTACCGCGTCTCCGGCGGCTTCACCTCCCAGACCGGTACGCTGATCGGTTCCAAGATGAACCGCGGCACCCTGTCGCTCAACCTCTCCCCGAGCTTCTTCGACAAGCACCTCACCGTCAACCTGAACGGCAAGGGCACCTATGCCAAGAACTGGTACGCCAACCAGGACGCCATCGGCGCCGCCAACCACTACGACCCGACCAAGCCGGTCCGCTGCGACGACCCCGCCCATAGCCTGAACGGCTACACCGCATGGTACGACACCGCCGGCAACCTCAACGTGATGGCTACGATGAACCCGGTCGCCCTGCTGCACGACAGGATCGACCAGGCCGATGCCTACCGCTTCATCGGCAACGCGCAGTTCGACTACAAGATCCACGGCCTGGAGGCCCTCCGCCTCAACCTCAACCTCGGTATCGACTGGGCCAAGTCCGACGGTTTCAGCGAGGTGGCCATGGGTTCCGAGGGTTCCTACCACAACACCAACCAGTCCGGCGGCGGCCAGCATACCGACTATGACTACAGCCGCCTGAACACGACCCTCGAGTTCTACGCCGACTACAACCAGACCTTCGGCAAGCACAATGTCGACCTGATGGCCGGTTACTCCTGGCAGCGCTTCTACAGCGAGAACAACAGCCTGACCAACCGCATCAGCGACGGCGCCAAGCTCGCCGACGCCCGCGGCAAGGGCGAACTCTACCTGATCTCCTTCTTCGGCCGCGCCAACTACGGCTTCGCCGACAAGTACCTGCTGACCGCCACGGTCCGCGCCGACGGTACTTCCCGCTTCCAGAACCACAAATGGGGTATCTTCCCGTCCGTGGCCTTCGGCTGGAACGTGATGAAGGAAGACTTCATGGCCGGTGCCGACAAGCTCTCCACCCTGAAGCTCCGCCTCTCCTGGGGCCAGACCGGCCAGCAGGCCGTGGGTGGCTACTACGACACCTTCGCGCAGTTCCTGACCCACCAGCTGGGCTCCTACTACTTCTTCAACGACAAGCTCATCACCCCGGTCTCCGCGCTGGGCTACAGCGCCGACCTCCGCTGGGAGACGACGACGACCTACAACGTCGGTCTCGACTTCGGTTTCTGGAACGACCGCCTGACGGGCGCCATCGACGTCTATCAGCGTGACACCAAGGACATCCTCAACTTCATCCCGGTGCCCGCCCTGTCGAACCTGACCAACTACCTCAACACCAACATCGGCTCGATGACCAACAAGGGTGTCGAACTCGACCTCAACGCCATCCTGGTGGATACCCGCGACATGAGCTGGACCCTCGGCGCCAACGTCGCCTACAACTTCAACCGGATCACCAAGCTGACCGCTTCCGACGACAACGCCACGGGCGTGGAGACGGGCGGCATCTCCGGCGGTACCGGCAACAACGTGCAGATGTTCCAGGTCGGCCAGCCGATGAACGCCTTCTACGTGTATGAGCAGGTGTACGACATCGACGGCCGTCCGATCAGCGGCGTGTATGTGGACCGCAACAACGACGGCTCCATCACCGCTGAAGACAAGTACTTCTTCCACAAGCCGTTCGCCGACGTGACCATCGGTTTCAACACCAGCTTCACCTACAAGAACTGGACGGCGGCCCTCTCCGGCCACGCCTCCATCGGCAACTGGGTGTACAACAACGTGGCTTCCGACACTGAGATGCTCGCGGACCTGTGGACCAACAGCTTCATCAGCAACCGCCTCGCCTCCGCCCCGCGCGCGATGTTCGCGCAGGCCCAGTACCTGTCCGACTACTATGTCCGCGACGCGTCCTTCCTCAAGCTCGACAACTTCACGGTCGGCTACACCTTCCCGAAACTCTTCAAGGTGGCGGAGCACCGCGACGCTTCCCTCAACGTGTTCGGTACCGTGCAGAACATCTGCACCCTGACCCGCTACGACGGAATCGATCCGGAAATCTACGGCGGTATCGACGGTGCCATGTACCCGCGTCCCCGCACGTTCGTCCTCGGTGTCAAGTTCAACTTCTAA
- a CDS encoding maltose/moltooligosaccharide transporter, translated as MQTNKLTFWQMWNLSFGFFGVQIAYALQSANISRIFATLGADPHQLSFFWILPPLMGMLVQPLIGKYSDRTWCRMGRRKPYLLVGAIVAVLVMAFLPNAGSLNFSSRLLLGLNGAMWFGLFSLIFLDTSINVAMQPFKMMVGDMVGEEQKAQAYSIQSLLCNAGSLVGYLFPIFFTWIGIANTAPKGVIPPSVVWSFYGGAAILILCVLYTFVKVKEMPPAEYAAFHGIDPQKQAEEEKHRPGLLKLLVRAPKTFWTVGLVQFFCWAAFMYMWTYTNGAVAANCWGTTDPASEGYQAAGNWVGVVFAAQAVGSILWALVLPRFKSLRLAYVVSLLIGAAGFISIAFIHNQYLLFVSYFLIGAAWAAMLALPFTLLTNALNGEHMGSYLGLFNCTICLPQIVAAALGGVVLHLVGGVQAHMLVIAGVLLICGCLAVALVEERK; from the coding sequence ATGCAAACCAATAAGCTCACTTTCTGGCAAATGTGGAATCTCAGCTTCGGCTTCTTCGGAGTGCAGATTGCCTATGCCCTGCAGAGCGCAAATATCAGTCGCATCTTCGCTACGCTCGGTGCCGATCCGCACCAGCTCAGCTTTTTCTGGATCCTCCCCCCGCTGATGGGCATGCTGGTGCAGCCGCTCATCGGCAAGTACTCCGACCGCACGTGGTGCCGGATGGGCCGCCGCAAGCCGTACCTGCTTGTGGGCGCCATCGTGGCCGTCCTCGTGATGGCGTTCCTGCCCAACGCGGGCAGTCTCAATTTCAGCAGCCGCCTGCTGCTCGGCCTCAACGGCGCGATGTGGTTCGGTCTGTTCTCCCTGATCTTCCTGGACACCTCCATCAACGTGGCCATGCAGCCGTTCAAGATGATGGTCGGTGACATGGTGGGCGAGGAGCAGAAGGCGCAGGCCTATTCGATCCAGTCGCTGCTGTGCAACGCCGGCAGCCTGGTGGGTTACCTTTTCCCGATCTTCTTCACCTGGATCGGCATCGCCAACACCGCCCCCAAGGGCGTCATCCCGCCCTCCGTGGTGTGGAGCTTCTACGGCGGCGCCGCCATCCTCATCCTCTGCGTGCTCTATACCTTCGTGAAAGTCAAGGAGATGCCGCCGGCAGAGTATGCCGCGTTCCACGGCATCGACCCGCAGAAGCAGGCTGAGGAGGAGAAGCATCGCCCGGGGCTGCTGAAGCTCCTGGTGCGCGCCCCGAAGACCTTCTGGACCGTGGGACTGGTCCAGTTCTTCTGCTGGGCGGCGTTCATGTATATGTGGACCTATACCAACGGGGCCGTCGCGGCCAACTGCTGGGGCACCACGGATCCCGCGTCCGAGGGCTACCAGGCCGCGGGCAACTGGGTGGGCGTCGTGTTCGCCGCGCAGGCGGTCGGCTCCATCCTCTGGGCCCTCGTGCTTCCTAGATTCAAGTCGCTCCGCCTGGCTTACGTCGTGAGCCTGCTGATCGGTGCGGCCGGTTTCATTTCCATCGCTTTCATCCACAACCAGTATCTGCTGTTCGTGTCGTATTTCCTCATCGGAGCGGCCTGGGCGGCGATGCTGGCCCTGCCCTTCACCCTGCTCACCAACGCGCTGAACGGGGAGCACATGGGCAGCTACCTGGGGCTGTTCAACTGCACGATCTGCCTTCCGCAGATTGTCGCAGCCGCCCTGGGCGGCGTGGTGCTTCACCTGGTCGGCGGCGTGCAGGCCCACATGCTCGTGATCGCCGGCGTCCTGCTCATCTGCGGCTGCCTGGCGGTCGCTCTCGTCGAAGAACGCAAATAA
- a CDS encoding Histidine kinase, whose protein sequence is MKISKEFWIILGFALLHAAVALGCRLAGLADEMMLTLLTMLLVVLLCLRCRVDGKMTAISVVLVNVIGVLLGRGTALFFGALFASPLVIYPLSTFASTLLIGWATLWAVRLYARKMAASVEQVNSLKWLLVAFVFILVMRLAILLFFSEAHEGRNTAVTILLDYAMTLVVILVLAAYSLRLQQRALEAAELANLAQYRYHKLKQQVNPHFLFNSLNVLDYLIQEQPREDASRYTHKLAEVYRYMIRSEDETTVRLREEMDFVSQYIDLLKVRFPEGLDVQVDIPEEAMARSVVPCCVQLLIENATKHNAIYPDKPLRIKVCASGEKVTVTNNRNPKLTQVASTGLGLQYIRQQYRDLSGKSIVVRSDDQNYTVTLPLL, encoded by the coding sequence ATGAAGATTTCAAAAGAGTTCTGGATTATTCTCGGTTTTGCGCTGCTCCACGCAGCCGTCGCCCTGGGCTGCCGGCTGGCGGGCCTGGCGGACGAGATGATGCTGACCCTGCTGACGATGCTTCTCGTCGTCCTGCTTTGCCTGCGCTGCCGCGTGGACGGCAAGATGACGGCCATTTCCGTCGTGCTGGTCAACGTGATCGGCGTGCTCCTCGGCCGGGGTACGGCCCTGTTTTTCGGGGCGCTCTTTGCTTCGCCGCTCGTCATCTATCCCCTCTCCACCTTCGCCTCCACGCTCCTGATCGGTTGGGCGACGCTGTGGGCGGTGCGCCTCTACGCGCGCAAGATGGCGGCCAGCGTCGAGCAGGTCAATTCCCTGAAGTGGCTGCTCGTCGCCTTCGTCTTCATCCTGGTGATGCGCCTGGCCATCCTGCTCTTCTTCTCCGAAGCCCACGAAGGCCGCAACACCGCCGTCACCATCCTCCTCGACTATGCGATGACGCTCGTCGTCATCCTCGTGCTCGCCGCCTACTCCCTGCGGCTGCAGCAGCGCGCCCTCGAGGCCGCCGAGCTGGCCAACCTCGCCCAATACCGCTACCACAAGCTCAAGCAGCAGGTCAACCCGCACTTCCTCTTCAACTCGCTCAACGTGCTGGACTACCTCATCCAGGAGCAGCCGCGCGAGGATGCCAGCCGCTATACGCACAAGCTCGCGGAGGTCTACCGCTACATGATCCGCAGCGAAGACGAGACCACCGTCCGCCTGCGCGAGGAGATGGACTTCGTCTCGCAGTACATCGACCTGCTCAAGGTCCGGTTCCCGGAGGGGCTGGACGTGCAGGTGGACATCCCCGAGGAGGCCATGGCCCGCTCGGTGGTGCCCTGCTGCGTGCAGCTGCTCATCGAGAACGCCACCAAGCACAACGCCATCTATCCCGACAAGCCGCTCCGCATCAAGGTCTGCGCATCCGGCGAGAAGGTCACCGTGACCAACAACCGCAATCCCAAGCTCACCCAGGTCGCCTCGACCGGGCTGGGCCTCCAATACATCCGCCAGCAGTACCGCGACCTGTCCGGCAAGTCCATCGTCGTCCGCTCGGACGACCAGAACTACACCGTCACACTTCCGCTCCTATGA
- a CDS encoding two component transcriptional regulator, LytTR family: MMKALIVEDERMAQAQLVRLLKTHFPDIEVVQATDSVRSTVEYLASNPPLDLIFMDVELSDGDCFEIFRKVPVRAQVIMTTAYESYALKAFEAGSVDYLLKPIGAEELARAVGRCRERAATAPAIDVEKLLAFVAGRQPKNYKERIVVYVGEQIIPVPTDRIAFFFAEEKANYLMTDEGARYLVETTLDMLEQDLDPERFFRISRGAIVSRGAVKSVSRHFSGRLRLEMKPAPPFEPTVSRARVDDFLKWLE, translated from the coding sequence ATGATGAAAGCCCTGATTGTCGAGGACGAGCGCATGGCCCAGGCGCAGCTCGTCCGCCTGCTCAAGACCCATTTCCCGGACATCGAGGTGGTCCAGGCCACCGATTCGGTGCGCAGCACCGTCGAATACCTCGCCTCCAATCCGCCGCTCGACCTCATCTTCATGGACGTCGAGCTCTCCGACGGCGACTGCTTCGAGATTTTCCGGAAGGTGCCCGTGCGCGCGCAGGTCATCATGACTACCGCCTATGAATCCTACGCCCTCAAGGCATTTGAGGCCGGGAGCGTGGACTATCTCCTCAAGCCCATCGGCGCCGAGGAGCTGGCGCGCGCGGTCGGCCGCTGCCGCGAGCGCGCCGCCACGGCCCCGGCGATCGACGTGGAGAAGCTCCTCGCCTTCGTGGCGGGCCGCCAGCCCAAGAACTACAAGGAGCGCATCGTGGTCTACGTCGGCGAGCAGATCATTCCCGTCCCGACGGACCGGATCGCCTTCTTCTTCGCCGAGGAGAAGGCCAACTACCTGATGACCGACGAAGGCGCGCGCTATCTCGTCGAGACCACGCTCGACATGCTCGAGCAGGATCTCGACCCGGAGCGCTTCTTCCGCATCTCGCGCGGCGCCATCGTCTCGCGCGGCGCCGTCAAGAGCGTCAGCCGCCACTTCAGCGGCCGCCTGCGGCTCGAGATGAAGCCGGCGCCGCCCTTCGAGCCCACGGTCTCCCGCGCCCGGGTGGACGATTTCCTGAAATGGCTGGAATAA